A single genomic interval of Flavihumibacter rivuli harbors:
- a CDS encoding MFS transporter, translating to MPAPKGNTRWVVVALLFFATTGNYLDRQVIGLLKPTLEKEFGWSETDYSNIVMAFSAAYAIGLLGFGRWIDKIGTRLGYALSVLFWSIAAMAHALAKSTFGFGMARAALGVAEAGNFPAAIKTVAEWFPKKERALATGIFNSGSNVGAVVAPIMVPALLGAFGWQEAFLVTGAIGFIWLIFWWRWFDLPQKHSSVSKVELAHIESDGEEQEESGEKVKWSSLFMKKQTWAFIFGKFFADPIWYFFLFWLPSYFSSVFQLDLKKPSLPLVIVYTATTIGSVMGGYLSSWLIRKGWPVFKARKTSMLAFAICVLPIISARYATNVWQAVALISLAAAAHQAWSANIFTTASDMFPRKAVSSVVGIGSMAGSVGGILFPLFIGWILDQYKAIGNISAGYNIIFLICGTSYLVGWVLMHLCAPRMERVEL from the coding sequence ATGCCTGCACCAAAAGGAAATACCCGCTGGGTGGTGGTAGCCCTCTTGTTCTTTGCGACCACTGGCAACTATCTCGACCGCCAGGTGATCGGTTTGTTAAAACCTACGCTGGAAAAAGAATTCGGTTGGTCGGAAACGGATTACAGCAATATCGTGATGGCCTTTTCCGCAGCCTATGCCATTGGTTTATTGGGTTTTGGTCGTTGGATAGACAAGATCGGTACCCGCCTTGGCTATGCCCTTTCGGTGTTGTTCTGGAGCATTGCTGCCATGGCGCATGCCCTGGCTAAATCAACATTTGGTTTTGGGATGGCAAGGGCTGCCCTGGGTGTTGCCGAAGCAGGGAATTTCCCGGCGGCCATTAAAACTGTGGCGGAATGGTTTCCCAAGAAAGAAAGGGCCCTGGCAACCGGGATCTTTAACTCTGGATCCAATGTTGGGGCTGTGGTAGCGCCGATCATGGTGCCGGCCTTATTGGGCGCTTTTGGATGGCAGGAGGCCTTCCTCGTAACGGGAGCGATCGGATTCATATGGCTCATCTTTTGGTGGCGATGGTTTGACCTTCCCCAAAAACATTCGTCTGTATCCAAAGTAGAGTTGGCGCATATCGAGAGTGATGGCGAGGAACAGGAGGAAAGCGGGGAGAAGGTAAAGTGGTCATCCCTTTTTATGAAGAAACAAACCTGGGCATTCATCTTCGGGAAATTCTTTGCCGACCCGATCTGGTATTTCTTCCTCTTCTGGTTGCCTTCTTATTTTTCCTCGGTGTTCCAATTGGATCTGAAGAAGCCTAGCCTTCCTTTGGTGATTGTTTATACGGCAACGACCATCGGGAGTGTTATGGGAGGTTATCTGTCCTCCTGGTTGATCAGGAAGGGTTGGCCTGTTTTCAAGGCAAGGAAAACATCAATGCTGGCCTTTGCCATTTGTGTATTGCCCATCATCAGTGCACGTTATGCTACCAATGTCTGGCAGGCTGTGGCATTGATCAGCCTTGCTGCTGCAGCCCACCAGGCCTGGAGCGCCAATATCTTTACCACTGCATCTGATATGTTCCCCAGGAAGGCGGTAAGTTCTGTGGTAGGGATCGGCAGCATGGCAGGTTCCGTAGGGGGCATTCTATTTCCCTTGTTCATCGGCTGGATCCTCGACCAATACAAGGCCATTGGTAATATTTCTGCCGGCTACAATATTATTTTCCTGATTTGTGGCACCAGTTACCTCGTGGGCTGGGTATTGATGCATTTGTGTGCGCCGAGGATGGAGCGGGTTGAGCTTTAG
- a CDS encoding class I SAM-dependent methyltransferase, translating into MEVYLSKTILLIKEKQQRWNQELRHKGWYRIFCEKYYDISNAWFYRRWGIRHANTPQNLAATIDRSAGKDSWQNDASSFYYIFKGFRHVPLAPVAINLLDLGCGSGRVLSVGMKLGFNQVTGVDLDEESLEFAEMNCRIMQAHGSRTRFSIHCHDAGDFAIPEGTNLIYLFNPFGERTLRQVVHNILHYLSKGGREVYLVYYFPYYRDVIESYREFKTWFRSNYKDGAPDLIVYKIEANTV; encoded by the coding sequence ATGGAAGTGTACCTGAGCAAAACAATTCTTCTTATCAAGGAAAAACAGCAACGCTGGAACCAGGAATTGCGGCATAAAGGCTGGTATAGGATCTTCTGCGAAAAATACTATGATATCAGTAATGCATGGTTTTACAGGCGCTGGGGTATCCGTCATGCTAATACCCCCCAAAATCTTGCTGCTACCATTGACAGGTCTGCCGGCAAGGACAGTTGGCAGAATGATGCTTCTTCCTTCTATTATATTTTTAAAGGTTTCAGGCATGTCCCCCTGGCGCCCGTGGCCATCAATTTACTCGACCTGGGTTGCGGGTCGGGAAGGGTATTGTCCGTTGGGATGAAGCTGGGATTTAACCAGGTTACAGGCGTAGACCTTGATGAAGAGTCACTGGAATTTGCTGAAATGAATTGCCGGATCATGCAGGCGCATGGCAGCAGGACCAGGTTTTCCATCCATTGCCACGATGCCGGTGATTTCGCCATCCCTGAAGGGACCAACCTCATCTACCTGTTCAACCCTTTTGGGGAAAGGACCTTGCGGCAGGTCGTTCATAATATCCTTCACTATCTCTCTAAAGGTGGGAGGGAAGTATACCTGGTTTACTATTTCCCTTATTACCGGGATGTCATAGAAAGTTACCGGGAATTCAAAACCTGGTTCCGCAGTAACTATAAGGATGGCGCCCCTGATCTGATCGTATATAAAATTGAAGCCAATACAGTTTGA
- a CDS encoding zinc-binding dehydrogenase: MKALLFRSKDEPLRIAVIETPQPAAGEVLIRLHYAAINHRDLFLWKEKILEKDIIPGSDGSGVVAGVGAGVDAGWIGKEVLVNPSLYWGGNAAIPSEKYEILGVPTNGTFAEYMVIPQNYVYPIPQHLELKEAAAIPLASLTAYRALFTKARLAKGEKVLVTGIGGGVAIFLLQMAVASGAEVYVSSSSDDKLSRAVSMGARAGFNYRDPDWVDKARAVVTGFDVIIDSAGGSGFEALTELANPGARIVNFGRTAGNEVRIKPSVLFNKQLTIMGTLMGNDQEFADMLAFYERHQLQPAIEAEYRLEEYEAAIALLEEGRHFGKLVFNLASS; this comes from the coding sequence ATGAAAGCATTGTTGTTTCGATCCAAGGATGAGCCCTTGCGGATCGCAGTAATAGAAACCCCGCAACCCGCTGCCGGCGAGGTGTTGATCAGGCTGCATTATGCAGCCATCAACCACCGCGACCTTTTCCTGTGGAAGGAAAAGATCCTGGAGAAGGATATTATTCCCGGTTCGGATGGAAGTGGGGTGGTGGCTGGCGTTGGTGCCGGAGTGGATGCGGGGTGGATCGGTAAGGAGGTCCTGGTTAATCCCAGCTTGTATTGGGGCGGGAATGCTGCCATTCCCTCTGAAAAATATGAAATACTTGGTGTGCCTACCAATGGCACCTTTGCGGAGTATATGGTTATTCCCCAAAATTACGTGTACCCGATTCCCCAACACCTTGAGCTGAAAGAAGCTGCTGCCATTCCGTTGGCATCGCTTACTGCTTACCGCGCACTGTTCACCAAAGCAAGATTGGCTAAAGGGGAGAAAGTATTGGTCACGGGCATAGGAGGTGGCGTGGCGATCTTCCTGTTGCAAATGGCCGTCGCTTCCGGTGCTGAAGTATATGTCAGCTCATCTTCTGATGATAAGCTCAGTAGGGCGGTCAGCATGGGGGCCAGGGCAGGTTTCAATTACCGTGACCCGGACTGGGTAGATAAAGCAAGGGCTGTTGTTACGGGATTTGATGTGATCATAGATAGTGCAGGTGGCAGTGGTTTTGAGGCGCTTACCGAACTCGCTAACCCCGGGGCAAGGATCGTGAACTTTGGTCGCACAGCCGGTAATGAGGTCAGGATTAAGCCTTCGGTCTTATTCAACAAGCAGTTGACCATTATGGGCACCCTGATGGGGAACGACCAGGAGTTTGCCGATATGCTGGCTTTTTATGAAAGGCATCAGTTACAACCGGCGATCGAGGCGGAGTATAGATTGGAGGAGTATGAGGCTGCTATAGCACTGTTGGAGGAAGGACGTCACTTTGGAAAACTGGTGTTTAACCTGGCCAGTTCCTGA